Proteins encoded in a region of the Raphanus sativus cultivar WK10039 chromosome 8, ASM80110v3, whole genome shotgun sequence genome:
- the LOC130498970 gene encoding uncharacterized protein LOC130498970, with product MFSIHPDKAPGPDGFSASFFQSNWDITGPAVTMEIQEFFTSGNLPTSINTTHIRLISKITGPKAVMDYRPIALCNVYYKVISKILSIRLKPVLQEVISENQSAFVPGRAISDNVLITHEMLHYLKNLGATIHCSMAVKTDISKAYDRLEWTFIREVLGRMGFHLDFLHWKMECITTVSYSFLINNEALGNVMPQRGIRQGDPLSPYIFILCGEVLSGLCKREQEKGTLAGLRVARNSPRINHLLFADDTMFFTKTDPQCCVSLLNILHEYERASGQMINTAKSSISFSAKTSQEIRTRVKEHLGIEKEGRVGKYLGLPEHFGRKKRDLFSSIVDKIHQKTISWSTRFLSTAGKATMIQSVMSAVPSYAMTCFELPVGLCKKIQSEMTSFWWNSKEGDRKICWTSWDKLTLPKQLRGLGFRDVQLFNLALLAKIGWRIITKPDSLLARTLLGKYCHKTSFLKATKPSNSFHGWNGILHGRDLLLGHLGKVIGDGESTRVWTDSWIDTTNDFLPTGPALLQDQDLMVADLLSRETKEWNKSLVERLFPTLTEHILSLRPSTTGTSDTFIWTQQKSGIYSAKSGYFVAKMEKTQSTSSLLEQQQWNWKKFIWTPKLLPKIKIFMWRCALNNLPTGDNLRKRGLLGHTSCTKCGEEETIEHILFLCEPAKEAWNLCPWTTPIDPLGCSYFRTSLELATAKVNLPPIGTSSNLFAWICWSLWLSRNQFTFEGKTTPPQEIISRAITLLKEWEQAQPPPSPPMGNPPQQIPIQIASQDSIILYTDAAWNKETREAGLAWIFTNRSGDEINRGYQHQKHVSSAFMAESLAVRAALLHAVSLNYTIIWLRSDCKGLIQAITTNQRSAELFGVLSDIESTIVPSFIAFYSSFIPRTLNESVDLLAKTYLCNRISVLGSSPH from the coding sequence ATGTTCTCCATCCATCCCGATAAAGCTCCTGGCCCCGACGGCTTCTCAGCAAGCTTCTTCCAATCAAATTGGGACATCACCGGACCTGCTGTAACAATGGAGATACAAGAGTTCTTTACTTCAGGGAACCTGCCAACATCAATAAACACCACTCACATCAGGCTTATTTCGAAAATTACAGGACCCAAGGCAGTGATGGACTACAGGCCAATTGCACTCTGTAATGTTTACTATAAGGTTATTTCCAAGATTCTCTCTATCAGATTGAAACCAGTGCTACAAGAGGTTATATCTGAAAATCAGTCTGCGTTCGTACCTGGACGAGCTATATCTGATAATGTGCTTATCACCCACGAGATGCTCCACTATCTGAAGAACTTGGGAGCCACCATACACTGTTCGATGGCAGTAAAAACTGACATTAGTAAAGCGTATGACCGCTTGGAGTGGACTTTTATAAGAGAAGTTCTAGGGAGAATGGGATTTCACCTTGATTTCCTACACTGGAAGATGGAGTGTATCACGACGGTGTCCTACTCTTTTCTGATCAACAATGAGGCGCTGGGGAACGTGATGCCACAACGGGGGATTAGGCAAGGAGACCCCCTCTCCCCGTACATCTTCATCCTCTGTGGAGAGGTCCTCTCGGGTCTCTGCAAACGAGAGCAAGAAAAAGGGACGTTAGCAGGCCTCAGAGTTGCTCGCAATAGTCCGCGCATAAACCACTTACTATTTGCTGATGACACGATGTTCTTCACCAAAACGGACCCTCAATGTTGTGTGTCTTTGCTCAATATCCTCCACGAGTATGAAAGAGCGTCGGGACAGATGATCAACACAGCAAAATCTTCGATTTCTTTCTCGGCCAAAACATCACAAGAAATCAGAACAAGAGTTAAAGAGCATTTGGGAATAGAAAAAGAGGGAAGAGTGGGTAAATACCTTGGCTTACCAGAACATTTCGGTAGGAAGAAAAGAGATCTCTTCTCTTCCATTGTGGACAAGATCCACCAGAAGACTATAAGCTGGTCTACCCGCTTCCTCTCCACGGCTGGAAAGGCTACTATGATCCAATCAGTTATGTCGGCAGTACCTTCCTATGCTATGACATGCTTCGAACTACCTGTGGGATTATGCAAGAAAATCCAATCAGAAATGACAAGCTTCTGGTGGAACTCAAAAGAGGGAGACAGGAAAATATGTTGGACTTCTTGGGACAAACTGACCTTACCAAAACAACTCAGAGGGTTGGGCTTTAGAGACGTCCAACTCTTCAATTTAGCTCTTCTAGCTAAGATAGGATGGCGCATCATCACCAAACCCGACAGCCTCCTTGCTAGAACACTGCTAGGGAAGTATTGCCACAAAACCTCCTTCCTCAAAGCTACAAAACCCTCTAACTCCTTTCATGGCTGGAACGGAATCCTTCACGGCAGAGACCTCCTCCTAGGCCATCTTGGGAAAGTCATTGGAGATGGAGAATCGACAAGAGTGTGGACTGATTCATGGATAGACACCACAAATGACTTCCTCCCCACGGGACCTGCCCTGCTTCAGGACCAAGACTTGATGGTGGCGGATCTCCTCTCTAGAGAAACAAAGGAGTGGAACAAATCTCTAGTTGAGAGACTCTTCCCAACGCTAACAGAGCACATCCTCTCCCTTCGCCCAAGCACAACAGGAACAAGCGACACCTTCATCTGGACACAACAAAAATCAGGGATTTACTCAGCCAAATCAGGTTATTTTGTGGCAAAAATGGAAAAAACCCAATCGACTAGTTCACTCTTGGAACAGCAACAATGGAACTGGAAAAAATTCATTTGGACACCAAAGCTACTACCTAAGATCAAGATATTCATGTGGCGTTGTGCTTTAAATAACTTGCCAACAGGAGACAACCTGAGGAAAAGAGGACTATTGGGACATACCTCATGCACAAAATGCGGAGAGGAGGAGACCATAGAGCATATTCTGTTCCTCTGCGAACCAGCAAAGGAAGCCTGGAACCTCTGCCCCTGGACCACCCCAATAGACCCTCTCGGCTGCTCATATTTCAGGACCTCCCTAGAACTGGCGACTGCGAAAGTTAACCTACCACCAATCGGTACCTCCTCTAATCTATTTGCTTGGATCTGTTGGAGTCTGTGGTTAAGCAGGAACCAATTTACCTTCGAGGGGAAAACAACGCCTCCACAGGAGATAATCTCCAGAGCGATCACCCTTCTGAAGGAATGGGAACAGGCGCAACCTCCACCGTCACCACCGATGGGTAATCCCCCGCAGCAAATCCCGATCCAGATCGCATCGCAGGATAGTATCATCCTCTACACAGATGCCGCTTGGAACAAGGAGACAAGAGAGGCAGGTTTGGCATGGATCTTCACCAACAGATCAGGAGATGAAATCAATCGAGGCTATCAACACCAGAAGCATGTCTCCTCAGCTTTCATGGCGGAATCGTTGGCGGTAAGAGCAGCTCTCCTCCACGCGGTTTCCCTCAACTACACCATCATCTGGCTCAGATCAGATTGTAAGGGGCTTATTCAAGCCATCACCACGAATCAACGATCGGCAGAGCTCTTTGGAGTTCTCTCTGACATTGAATCGACTATCGTTCCATCTTTCATCGCTTTCTACTCTTCTTTCATCCCTAGGACTCTTAATGAATCAGTTGATCTCCTGGCTAAGACCTATTTATGTAATAGAATTTCGGTGTTGGGTTCTAGCCCACACTAA
- the LOC108821282 gene encoding uncharacterized protein LOC108821282 has protein sequence MIIKRIELCIELTKMGMEFVAVVAEAVQIVWRQHLNHRTPLPPLPLLRQGISPSYHAPYLFGFLP, from the coding sequence ATGATAATAAAAAGGATAGAGCTGTGTATAGAGCTTACGAAGATGGGAATGGAGTTCGTCGCAGTAGTGGCTGAAGCCGTCCAGATTGTCTGGCGGCAACACCTCAACCATCGTACTCCTCTCCCTCCTCTCCCTCTCCTCCGCCAGGGCATCTCCCCTTCTTATCATGCTCCATATCTCTTTGGATTTCTCccttga